A region from the Lates calcarifer isolate ASB-BC8 linkage group LG2, TLL_Latcal_v3, whole genome shotgun sequence genome encodes:
- the itgb6 gene encoding integrin beta-6, producing MGLILLCLILRYWINAVEGSCSAGSTVTCDQCLQLSPHCAWCTQENFTDWFSVSKRCDTLDVLLEKGCARSQLEFPVSKGQILQDHPLGKKTGNANSSQISPQKMALKLRAGGQVTFQVKIQHTEDYPVDMYYLMDLSASMIDDLEKIKDLGSSLSKEMASLTSKFRMGFGSFVEKPVLPFIRITEEELANPCSSIGSSCLPAFGYKHVLSLTSSTDKFNEIIAMQHVSANIDVPECGFDAVMQAAVCGDKIGWRNDSMRLLVFVSDADSHFGMDSKMAGIVIPNDGQCHLDVNNEYSMSVVQEYPTLGQLIDKVVENNILLIFAVTEQQQHNYKNYANLIPGATVGVLAADSRNILELIVTAYKELRSEIELEVLGDTEELQMSFTAICPNGTVLPDLKRCSNIKPGEMVVFNVSVELPGCLSGVRHFSLKPVGLQDSLEVELESLCSCDCRQPLEANSSQCTEGQGAFQCGVCVCQPGFLGAQCECNEESALLSNCLANNESAICSGQGNCYCGQCVCHASSFGRIYGPYCECDNYSCVRFRGELCGGHGLCDCGECHCHSGWTGEYCNCSASTEACVSEDGSLCSGRGRCECGQCICSVPGASGDKCERCPTCGDACSSARTCVECHLQEKHDARFCDQKCSVSKISINTTADYDKSPSMQCTLMTENECWISFNVVGGETGTTAYNLQMYGCPEPPNIPMIILGVSLSVVCIGLILLAVWKMLVSVHDRKEVAKFEAERAKAKWQTGTNPLFRSSTSTFKNVTYKNTEREKIIAMNNY from the exons GGTCATGTTCAGCTGGCAGCACTGTGACTTGTGACCAGTGTCTACAGCTCAGTCCTCACTGTGCCTGGTGCACACAGGAG AATTTCACAGACTGGTTTTCAGTCAGCAAAAGATGTGACACACTGGATGTCTTGTTAGAGAAGGGATGTGCCAGGAGCCAGCTGGAGTTCCCGGTTTCCAAAGGTCAAATCCTCCAGGATCACCCACTCGGGAAGAAGACGGGCAATGCTAACAGCTCTCAGATCTCCCCACAGAAAATGGCCCTCAAGCTGCGAGCTG GCGGTCAGGTGACTTTCCAGGTCAAGATTCAACACACAGAGGACTATCCTGTGGACATGTACTACCTGATGGACCTGTCGGCGTCCATGATCGACGatctggagaaaatcaaagactTGGGCTCGTCTCTGTCTAAAGAGATGGCCAGCCTCACCAGCAAATTTCGCATGGGTTTTGGCTCTTTTGTGGAGAAACCTGTCCTGCCTTTCATCAGGATCACAGAAGAGGAGCTGGCCAACCCCTGCAG cagcatagGTTCATCCTGCCTGCCAGCGTTTGGCTATAAACACGTCTTGTCTCTGACGAGCAGCACTGACAAGTTCAATGAGATAATCGCAATGCAGCATGTATCAGCAAATATCGATGTGCCAGAGTGTGGGTTTGACGCTGTTATgcaggcagctgtttgtggG GACAAGATAGGCTGGAGGAACGATTCCATGCGTTTGCTGGTGTTTGTCAGTGATGCTGACTCACACTTTGGGATGGACAGTAAGATGGCCGGCATCGTGATTCCCAACGACGGGCAGTGTCACCTGGACGTCAACAACGAGTACTCCATGTCTGTAGTTCAG GAGTATCCAACCCTCGGTCAGCTGATTGATAAAGTGGTGGAGAACAATATCTTACTGATATTTGCTGTGActgaacagcagcaacacaactATAAG aactaTGCAAATCTCATACCTGGCGCCACAGTTGGTGTCCTGGCGGCAGATTCGCGGAACATCCTGGAACTGATCGTAACAGCAtacaaa GAACTTCGTTCAGAGATTGAACTTGAGGTCCTTGGGgacacagaggagctgcagatgtCCTTCACAGCCATCTGCCCAAATGGGACTGTCCTCCCCGACCTGAAACGCTGCTCCAACATCAAACCAGGAGAGATG GTGGTGTTCAATGTGTCTGTCGAGCTCCCAGGATGCCTGTCGGGAGTTCGTCACTTCTCCCTCAAACCGGTAGGCTTGCAGGACAGTTTGGAGGTGGAACTGGAGTCTCTTTGCTCGTGCGACTGCCGGCAGCCTCTTGAAGCAAACAGCAGCCAGTGCACCGAGGGCCAGGGGGCTTTCCAGTGTGGCGTGTGCGTGTGCCAGCCAGGGTTCCTGGGAGCGCAGTGCGAATGCAATGAGGAGAGCGCTTTGTTGAGTAACTGCCTCGCAAACAATGAGTCTGCGATATGCAGCGGTCAAGGGAACTGCTACTGCGGACAGTGTGTATGTCATGCATCCAGCTTTGGCCGCATCTATGGACCTTACTGCGAGTGTGACAATTACTCCTGTGTTCGCTTCCGTGGGgagctgtgtggag gcCACGGGTTGTGCGACTGTGGGGAGTGTCACTGTCACAGTGGTTGGACAGGGGAATATTGTAACTGCAGCGCCAGCACCGAAGCGTGTGTGTCGGAGGATGGCTCTCTCTGCAGTGGCAGGGGGAGATGTGAGTGTGGCCAGTGCATCTGCTCTGTACCTGGAGCATCTGGGGACAAGTGCGAGAGGTGCCCAACATGTGGAGACGCCTGCAGCTCTGCAAG GACCTGTGTGGAGTGCCATCTCCAAGAAAAGCACGATGCCAGGTTTTGTGATCAAAAGTGCAGCGTTTCTAAAATTTCCATCAACACAACAGCAG ATTATGACAAGAGCCCCTCTATGCAATGCACACTGATGACGGAGAATGAGTGCTGGATTTCGTTTAATGTGGTGGGAGGTGAGACAGGGACCACTGCCTACAATCTCCAGATGTACG GCTGCCCAGAGCCTCCTAACATCCCCATGATTATTCTGGGAGTCTCCCTTTCTGTTGTGTGTATCGGCCTGATCCTGCTGGCTGTGTGGAAGATGCTGGTGTCAGTCCACGACCGTAAAGAGGTGGCCAAGTTTGAGGCTGAGAGAGCAAAGGCAAAATGGCAGACG gggACCAACCCTTTGTTCAGAAGCTCAACATctacattcaaaaatgtaacttataagaacacagagagagaaaagatcaTTGCAATGAATAACTACTGA